The genomic DNA GAGTTCCCCCCGCTTCGCCTCCACCCTGAAAAGGGAGTTGCGATCCTAGCGCCCATCGAGCAGCTCCAGGACGTTCTCTCCGCGATCCTCTACCACCATGAGCGGTACGACGGGACCGGCTACCCGAAAGGGCTCAAGGGAGAGGACATCCCTCTGGAGGCCCGCATAGTGACCGTTGCGGACTCCTTCGACGCGATGGTCGAGGACCGTCCGTACCACAAGGCGCTGACGGTCCAGGAAGCTCTGGAAGAATTAGGAAAAAACGCTGGCACGCAGTTCGACCCGGTGGTGGTCGAGCGTTTCACCACCTACGTCAGGCGGAAGCTCACCGGCGCATCGTGAACCGGGACCGGTGAATGAAGATGATCAGTGTAAAGTGTCGTGATCAGAGGAATCCACCACCGAACCCGAAGGCGGAAGTCTATCGTTGTTCCGCTCCAGGAGGGCCAGGCGGCGGTCGATCTCCTCGACGATGAGATGGGTCCTGTCGAGCTTTATCTTCATCCCGATGATCACGAACGGCAGAACCAGCCAAACCATGGCCAGCAGAAACCCGAGGATGCCCATCATAACCATCAAACCGCTGAAAAGTTCCATGAACGCTCCCCTACTCCGCTGCCTGCAGCGCCCTCGCCAGCTGATCCGGGCATGAGGTATCCCCCTGGCACGCGATGCCCTTCAGCCGCCGCACCGCCTCCGACACCTGCATACCCTGCACCAGCGCGGCCACTGCCCTTGTATTGCCCGGGCAGCCGTCAACGAATTCCGTGCTGAGGATTACACCGTCGATGATCTCTATTTCAATGCGCCGGGCGCACGACCCTTCCGTAACGTAGCTGATTCGCATTTTTTCTCCCCCCAGAACTTCCGGTGTATATCCCCGTGCAGGAAAAGTCAACGTCATCTTTACCGCAATTCCGGGCAAAATAGGCTTTCGCTTTTAGGGAAGGGTGTGCTAGTATGCCTAAAAAATAGGCAGACCCGACTTACCATGACATCAAAACTTCGTATAGGCGCGCTTACGCTCGCCAACAATCTGATACTCGCGCCGATGGCAGGAATAACCAATCTGCCGGCGCGCCTCCTGGCCCGCCGGTACGGGGCTTCCCTCTGCTTCACCGAAATGGTCAGTGTGAACGGCCTGGTGCGGGAAGGACGAAAAACCTTCGACCTTTTGCGCAGTTCCCCCGACGATCGCCCCCTCGGTGTTCAACTCTTCGGCGACGAGCCCGGCATTCTTGCCGAAGCAGCCCGCCTGGTAGAGGGGTACGCCGACCTTGTCGACATCAATATGGGATGCCCCGTGAAAAAGGTTGTCGGCACCGGAGCCGGTAGCGCACTGCTGCGCGAGCCCAAAAAGGTTGCAGACATTCTCAGGGCTGTCCGCAGAGCTACTAAGCTCCCACTGACCATCAAGATCCGCACCGGGTGGCAGGCTGGCCAGCATACCTTCCACGAGATCGGGCGGATCGCTGCCGAAGAGGGGTGCGACGCGCTTACCCTCCACCCCCGGACGAGGGCGCAGATGTTCGAAGGCCACGCGGATTGGGAGCTGATACGGGAACTCAAGGACGCCATTTCCATTCCGATCATCGGCAGCGGTGACATCTTTTCGCCTCACGATGTAGTTGCGATGCTTGAGCGTACCGGTTGCGACGGCGTCATGATCGCCCGCGGGGGGCTCGGCAATCCTTGGATTTTCAAACAGGCCCAGGCACTGCTTGAGGGCAGGGAGGCACATCCGCCCGACGCTCGTGAACGGCTTGCGGTGGCGCAGCTCCACCTCGACCTCTTCACGGAGCTGGCTGGAGAGCCGGTGGCGGTACGGGAAATGCGAAAACACCTGGCATGGTACGTGAAAGGTCTGCCCGGGGCTGCCCCCTTCCGGGCAGCGGCGAATACTATCCAGACGAAGGATGAAATGCTGGCTGCAATGAACAGCTTCTTCGGTCGCGCCTCGTGACAGAGAAAACAGGTACACTGCTGCAGGATTATTATGCGAACGTCATCGACAGCGTAGGCGACGGGGTCGTAGTCCTTGATCGGGACGGACTGGTGACGCTCATCAATCCTGCAGCAGAGGAACTTCTCGGTGTCTCCGGACGGCAGGGACGTGGTGTCCACTTCTCGCTTCTTTTTCGAGGAGAGGAACTGCTGCTGGAAATGGTGGCCAAAACCGCCGCTACGAGGATGATCATCTCCGACCACGAGAACATCATCCTAAAGCGCGGCTCCCAACCCAAGCCTGTGAGCGCAACCACATCACCGCTCCTGCTCGCCAGCGGCGAAACCATCGGGACCATCGTCGTGCTGCGCGACCTGACTAACGTGCGTGAGCTGGAGGAAGCGGTAAGGCAGGCAGACAGGCTCTCCACCATAGGGACCCTGGCAGCGGGCCTTGCGCACGAGATCAAGAATCCCCTCGGGGGGATAAAGGGCGCCGCCCAGCTTCTCGAACAGGAGCTTCCAGAAGGAAGCGAGCTGCGGGAATACACTGACGTCGTCATTCGGGAAGTGCAGCGGGTGAACCGGATCGTCGAGGAGCTCCTCGAGCTGGCCGCGCCGCGGAAGCTGCAGTTTTCTCCGGTCAACCTGCACCGGATCATAGGCGACATAATCATCCTCCAGAAGCGGTCCGCTGCAGACCGGAACGTGCGTTTCCAGCAGCAGTTCGATCCCAGCATTCCTGCGATACTCGCAGACGAGCCGCTCCTTATCCAGCTCTTCCTCAACCTCATTAAAAATGCGGTGGAAGCAGTCGGAGATAGTGGGCTGATCAGGGTTACGACCCGCGTCTGGTCCGACTACAGCATGACGCATAAGGGAGAGGGGCGCTCGCGCATGCTGGCCGTGGAAATCCATGACGACGGACCAGGCATTCAGAAGGAACAGATGGAGCAGCTTTTCACTCCCTTCTTCACGACCAAGACCAAAGGGACAGGCCTCGGCCTCCCCATCTGCCACAAGATAGTCTCCGAGCATCGGGGCATGATCAAAGCAGAGTCCGAACCTGGACGCGGGACCACCTTCACGGTCATGCTTCCGCTCATGCAATGAAAAACAGGTAAAGGTACAGGTAAAGGTAAAGAAAAAGCTTTTCGATTCTTCTCTCTACCTTTACCTCCACATCTACCTGAGTCTAGAGGTTTCCCATGTCACTGAACAGAATACTTGTCGCCGATGACGAAGAAAGCATGCGCTGGGTCCTTTCGAAGGCTCTTCGGAAAAAAGGGTTCACCGTAGATCTGGCGAGGGACGGCAATGAGGCGCTGCGCCTCATTCAGGCAGGCCCATACGATATGGCCATCCTTGACATAAAAATGCCGGGACTGTCTGGGCTGGACCTCCTCGACCGGGTCAAGGAGCTGAAGCAGGACCTGCTGGTCGTCATCATGACAGCCGAAGCCAGCATGAAAAACGCTGTCGAGGCAATGAAGCGGGGCGCCTACGATTATCTGACAAAGCCCTTCGACCTTGACGTCATCGATGCCATCATCGAAAAGGTTCTCCGCGCGCGGGAGATGACGCGGCAGGTAAGCCTGCTCAAGGAGGAGCTGAAGGACCGGTACCAGCTTGAAAAAACGATCATCGGAAACTCCCATGCCATGAGGGACGTCTACAAGACCATCGGCAAGGTCGCACCGAGCGACGTAACCGTTCTCATCCAGGGGGAATCGGGAACGGGAAAAGAGCTGATCGCACGGGCCATACACTTCAACTCCAGACGGCTCGGCAAGCCGTTCATCGCCCTGAACTGCGCAGCAATACCGAAGGAGCTCCTCGAAAGCGAGCTGTTCGGTTTCGAAAAGGGGGCTTTTACCGGGGCTGTGGAGCGCAAGCTCGGCAAGTTCGAGCAGGCCAACGGCGGGACTATATTCCTTGACGAAATCGGGGACATGCCTGTCGACCTGCAGGCAAAGATTCTCAGGGTGCTTCAGGAAAAAGAGGTTACGCGCACCGGAGGAAGCCAGAACATTGCGGTCGATGTGCGCATTGTGGCTGCCACCAACCAGGATCTTGAGGATAAGGTTCGGCAAAAGGCATTCCGCGAAGACCTCTTCTACCGGCTCAATGTGGTGCCTATCCAGCTTGTCCCCCTTCGGGAGCGGAAGGAGGACATACCGCTACTCGTTGATTATTTTCTTGAAAAGATCTGTTCCGAGCTTGAGGTTCCTATTCGCCGGTGCTCCGCCGACGCCCAGAAACTACTTTCCGCCTGGAGCTGGCCCGGCAACGTACGGGAGCTGGAAAACACATTGAAACGCGCAGTAATACTTTCGTCCGACCAGCTACTCACCTCCGCCGACTTCCCTGGGCAGGTCAACCAGAAGGGCAGTGAGCGCCACCTGAGCGAAGAGCTCTCCCTGGAAGGAATAGTCGACATCAAGCTACGTAACAGCTTCGCCAACATGGACAAGATGGAGCGTGGAGATGTCTACACCATGGTACTGGAACAGGTGGAACGCCCTCTGATCAGGTTCGTTCTGGAGAAGACCCGGGGAAACCAGGTGCGCGCCGCGGACATACTGGGTATCAACCGCAACACTCTCCGCAAAAAGATCAACGATCTCGGAGTCGAGATAAAAAAGGATTGAGCAGCAAGACATGGGGTTGAACAACCTCCCGTGTATCCTCGATCCGATTCTAATGGAGGTATTCCGTATGGGAGTAATGGACAAGTTTTTTCTTGAGCGGGACAAAGCGGTGCTGGTGGTGATCGATGTCCAGGAAAAGCTGTGCAGGGCCATGGACGAGAAAGTCCTCGAAAAGCTGACGGCCAACGTCTCAGTACTGATGGAGGCTGCAACTGAGCTGGCAATCCCCATTGTGGCAACCGAGCAATACGTAAAGGGACTGGGTGAAACCCTCCTCCCGTTGCGGGAGAAGCTATGCTCTCCCGCACTGGAGAAGATGACGTTCAGCTGCTGCGGCGACAGCCTCTTCCTCGACCGGCTCAACGAACTGAAGCGCCCGCAGATCATTATCGCCGGCATGGAAACCCACGTGTGCGTTCTTCAGACCGTACTGGAACTTCTGGCGAAAGGGTACGTCGTCCACCTTGTCAAGGATGCAGTAATGAGCAGAAAAAAAGATAACTGGCAGGTAGGGATAGATGCCGCCGCTGCAGCAGGAGCGGTCGTTACTTCCACGGAAGCAGCCCTCTTTCAGTTGCTTCGAACCGCGGGAACAGAGGAATTCAGGAAGCTGTCGAAACTGGTACGCTGATGACAAAAAAGGGCGCCACGGATCTCGTGGCGCCAAATAACGGATGAAGGAGGTCCACCCGCAAAAGTACTGACCAGCCTTAATATCCTTTAATTATTATTCACTATATCCCAACTCCTACCTGTGTCAACTGATTCCCTAAAAATAATCCAGCGATTGCCGATACTACCTTTAAGCGAGTCTTCTTCCCAAAATCCTGCTTGATATTTCCTAGATTAATTGAGATTATATTCTACACTGCACAGCTTGATTTTCTTTAATGGAAGGTCCGTATGCACCGTTCAACCACTACGCAGTCGGTCCCCGCGAATCCAGTAGCATCAGCAACAGAGGGGGGGGTCAAGCTTTGCTTCCCATCATTCAATCCTCGCCGGTGGAAGAAGGTTGCTGTCTTCGGGGCGATTGCAGTCGCGGTCAGCGTCCTCCTATTAAGCACCGTACGCATCAATTTGAAGGGACACTTTGACGGCCTTTTTCTTCTTCGAGGAGAGAATGGATGGCTGTACGAAATATCTGACGATCTGTATGCCGGGGACGGAGAAAGGCTGATCCACGGTTTCGATTTCGAAGATCCCCAATACCGCCTCTCGCTTATGCTTCACGGGGAACCGAAGCGCCCATCCCTCTATTACGAGTGGGATACGGAAACGGGGGCAGGATACATCAGGAATTTTCTTCCTGACGGAGGAGTACTTTTCACCTCGTTCGCACGCTACAAGGATGATGACAAAAAAGAAGTCAATGGCCTCTTCGTCGGAGGCACCCTTCCCGCCAACGTCATCAGCAACGACAACGTCTTCATGAATGAAAGCGGCATGGCCTACAATGACGGCTCCAGGTGGTACCATATCTGGTGCAACGTCAACGAAGGCATCATTTCCCCCTTCACGAGGAAAACCAGCACCCCCTCTTCATGGGAATTCCTCGGAAGCAAGATCATCGATGCCGACAGTCACACACTCGCCCTATCGAGCGCTCATCGCACGGAGATTGATGGTGTTCCTCTGCGGGTCGACAGGTATGCATACTTTCATGCAGGCGACCCGTATTTCATCCTCACCGTGAAGGTCACCAACATCGGCACAAGCCTCGCGCACTACTATTATGTCTATGGAGATGAACCGTGGACCGGCAACTACGGGACTTCAAGAGGTAACGTGGGGTGGGTGGAAGACCGACTGGTCGAGCACGAAACTAATATCGACAGCAGAAAATACTCGTATGCCGGCATGTTTGATTATGGCAACAGCGCCATCGGAGAAGGACGCAATTTCACCGGCGCCGCCAACTTCATCGAATGGCTGGGGAATGACAAGCCGGATGTCTACTTCGCCAACGACGGCAACGGGGTTTCGGGAGCGAAAGAACCTCTCCCGCTCAGCAGCAACACCCGGTTCATAGGCCTTCAGTGGGGCCCGAAACAGCTGGCTCCCGGCAGATCAGCTTCGTATCAGATGGCAATAGGAATGGCAGGGCACGATCCCAGGACGGGACTTCCCGTTAAACCGGTTATCCGGCTCAAGCCAGAGGAGCTCTACCATCACTCGCAGGGGCTCCCCCTTCTGAGAAAGAAAGATTTGGGATAGTAAAGAATATGGTGGCACCCTGGTCGATAGCGCCCTCGGCCCAGACTTCCCCACCATGACGCTGTATGATTCGTTCCACCGAAGCGAGGCCGATGCCGAAGCCGCGGAACTCATGAGCTCCATGAAGCCGCTGGAACGGCACGAATAGAAGGGAGGCGGCTTCCGGTTCGAAACCGGCACCATTATCCCGTACATAGCAAAAACGCCTTCCCTCAGCCTCGCCTGCGCCGAACTCTATGACCGCACGGTCCTTTCCTGCGGTAAACTTCCAGGCATTCCCCATCAGGTTCTCCAGCACGGCGCGCAGCAGGCCGGGGTCACCTTCCCCCCGGACGTCTTCCTGTATGCGGAACTCCACCTCTCTCTCCATGTCGTTCATTCTAAGGCTCCCCGCAATGCTGCGGGCGATGAGGCTGAGGTCGGCCAGTTCCCGCTTCAGTTCGCATTTTCCGAGACGTGAAAAGTCCAGCATCTGGGAAATGAACTGATTCATTCGCGTGCAGGTCTTGAATATCTCCCCGATGTAGTCCCTGCACTCCGTGTCGATCCGACTGGAGCAAGGCCCCAGCAGCAACTGGCAATAGCCGCTTATGCCGGTAAGAGGAGAACGGAGATCGTGGGACACGGTGTAGTTGAACGCTTCCAGTTCCTGGTTCGCCTGCTCAAGCTGAAAAGCACGGTCAGCCAAGTGAGTGTTCAGTGCCTCGATCTCCCCCTCGAGTTCCTTCAGATGGGAGACATCGTTGAGGATCACGACCGTCCCCTGGTATTTTCCGCTTACATCAAGCATCCGCTGCATCAGGATGATACATTGCGCTTTCCTGCCTGCAGCCGTTATCTCCTTTTCAAAACCTGTCGTAATATCCGCCGCTACGGCAAACGCAGCAATTTCCGCCGCCAGCGAAGGTGGTGGGGAAGGCCTTGCTTCTTCACCGTAGTAATGTAGCTCCGAAGCGTCCTGGCCGTAGAAAAGGCGGGCGGCCGCACGGTTCAGGTTGACGACCTTCCCTTCACCATCAACGAACAGCACCGGGTTTGGAAGACTCTCGAAAATCGTCAGGAACTTGTTCTTTTCGTTTGTGATGCGCAGGTTGGCCTGCTGCAAATCACGGATCTGCTCGACCTGATCAACACGCATCCATTCCGCAGAAAATCCGACTTCGATCCGGTCGAAGAAGTTGTCCAGGCGCTCCCGGAAGTCCTGCGTATCGGCAAGGGAGAAACCGCCCTTCATGAGAAGATCGATGTACCCCTTGCGGTAGTGCTTCATTAGACCGAGGAACAGGGGAAGGGATACACCGCGTTTCCGGTGCTTTCCCGCTTCCTTCACTCCGAACAGCGCCACGGGATCGGAGACATAATCGACATCCGCCGTGATGGGCCTGAGACATTCTTCAGACTCGAGAGCCTCGATAATGGGAGCCGAAAGTCCGGCAATGGACGCGCGCCACGCTTCCACCAGCGTGGACGTATAGGCAGTATAGCCATGCAGCTTTGCATACCCCAGCACACGCTGCATAAGCCACTGCTCGTTCGTCGTAATCAGATTTCGTAACGCTTCCATCATCCCCCCCGGCCGGATGCCGCACTAGAAAGAGCAGGAACTGAGTCAAGAAAGATATGCACGTTGCGGCTTTCACTGTCAATACAAAACGGTTTTTGCGAGCTGTTGCAGAGTCGGGATTGCTGATTATAATATGTTAATTGATTGGTGGGCATTCGAGCACTGTCGGAGGAACACATGAAGACAAAAATATTGCTTGCTGCCGCAACCATCACTGCCACCCTGGCTGGTGTACCGGCGATCGCAGCACCACCCGCTCCGCCAGGGGAGGTCCGTGTGAGAGAGCTTTATGGTGGGGTCGTCGTGAGCTGGCTGAAGTCGCCAGACGATCCCCTCAACGTCTCGGGCTACGAGGTCGTCCGATCAGTGTTCACAAACGGCCCGTACCAGCCGGTCTGCGTCACACTCAAGGGTGCTGTCAGTTGCTGTGACAGGAAGATCAAACCTGACCAGACATATTACTACAGAGTTCGCGCCCTGGGGATCGGAGGGGATGCCGCTTCCGAGATGACCCGCCACGCGTCCATAGAGGTCCCTGCACCTGCGCCACCGCCGGTATATGAGCCCAACCCTCCACGACCGGCGCTGTCGCAATAGTATCCTGCAGCGGTCTCGACGGCAGTTACACAAAAAGGGCGCCCGTAACGGCGCCCTTTTTGTGTAACTGCTAAAAAAGAAAGAACTATCGAGTCAAGAGCCGCTTCGCTATGACATCATGACTTACCCAGTAGACAGGTTCGGAAGAGCTCCACATGGTGTCGAGCATCAGCCAGCCCACCCCGGTGAAAACCGCCCGCGACAGTGCCGCGCAGACAATCTCTTTAGGGTTCCGGCTCATTTCCATGAGCCGCGCCGAGCTGTTGAGCATCAGCTCCATCTGCTCCCGCGTATTGTGGTGCGGCCAGGTGGCGTACTCACGAAACGGCGCGTGAAGGGGCGAAGAGAGGTACGCGTTGGCTTCGGCGAGCAGGGTCTCCAGCGAAACATCGTCGCGAAGGAGCTGTCGACATTCCTCTTTTATCGATTCCGCCACAGGACCTCCACCCTCCCGGTCGAGGGCTGCGAGGAGCGGATAGAGCGACAGCTCGACCCCGAGAAACAGGGCGCTTGAATTCGTCTGGATCTCGGGGGAATTGAATACCGCAGCGGTTATACCCTCTGCGCACGCAGCCGCGGCATGCTGTTCCAGGAGGATCTTCGCCCAGCCGGTGAGGTAGGGTGTATAAGACTGCCATATATAGTCGCCGTCGACGAGAACCTCGCAGCCATGGTAGCCGTAGGCTGCGTAAGCGACTCTTCCTCCGGCGCCGGAGACGCGCTGCCGCACGCCTTCCGTCTCCTTAACGAGATGCCGGAAGGTCTCGGCAGTTACCTCGGCAAAGTTATCGCGGCATAACACGCCCAGGTCGGATTGCCAGAATGCTTCGGAGGAGATGAAACGATCCCCCTGCCCCTTGAAGACACGGTTCAGGAGCGGCATGTAAACCCGTGCCCTCGGAACGCCTCCCGCCATGGCATGAACAAACAGGACGTTTGCCCCTGGCGGAATCATTGCGTCGAGCTCGCGTGCGAAGCGGCCCATATTGGCTGTGAAGCGTTCAACCCCCTTCTGCCGGGATTCCGCTAGAAGCGCTCCATCGAGGCGGAAGGAATCCCAGTCGTCGGGCTTCACTCCTTTAAGGCGATCAGCCGGCGTAAGGCCGTCAGCTGCCTGCTCCAGATCGAAACCCGCCTCAAGAGCGACGTTCACGATTTTAGCCCCAAGAAGTGACTCTGCCGCTGCCAGTTCTTCCGGGTTCAATGGTCGCAGACTGCCGTCGGAGTCGCGCCGGCCGACGCTTGAACCGATGATGGTCATCCCCCTGTTCCGGGCCTCTTCGACGATGCCGTTGGCATACCCGCGCCCGAACAGCTCCCCCACGAGGACTAGCACGTCCCCTTTCCCGTATCCAGCCCTTTCCGGCAGCTGCCGCAGCGGATTGTATGGCGTCATATCCATCTCCTTTACAAGCTCAATTAAACAGGCATTAGAAGAACAAAAACTCCTGCGGTATCACAGATTGTTCAAAAGCAGTCAGATCGTCGCACCCGCAGAAAGCACCGCGGAGACGTAGTACCCTCTGGGGCATAAACAGCGATACGCCGCACACGGGTCTTTCGAGGAGAGTGGCGAGATGACTGGCTTTCGGCAATCTGTTATGCATCCCGATGGCTCGCGTTCTCGAACCGGGTAAATTCCCCGCGGAATACGAGATCGACTTTACCGATGGGACCGTTACGCTGCTTACCGATGATGATCTCGGCCTTGCCCTTGAGATCTTCGCTCTCCTTGTCATAGACCTCGCCACGGTAGACGAACATGATTACGTCGGCATCCTGTTCGATGGCTCCAGATTCACGGAGGTCGCTCATCATCGGTCGTTTGTCGGTTCGGCTCTCAAGACCCCGGTTAAGCTGGGAGAGGGCGACAACCGGAACATTGAGCTCCTTGGCCAGCGCCTTGAGCGACCGGGATATCTCAGATATCTCCTGCTGTCGCGACTCAGGGTTGGTTCCTCCCCGCATCAACTGGAGGTAGTCTACGACGATCATTCCGATATCGTGTTCGGCCTTCATTCTGCGGCATTTGGCGCGCATTTCGAGAACCGTGATCGCAGGGGTGTCGTCGATATATATCTTCGACTCATGGAGCTTTCCAGCGCCCTTCATAAGCCGTCCCCAATCGGCGTCCGCAAAATGGCCCGTGCGCAGACGCCCTGCATCCACCCTGGCTTCTGAGCAAAGAAGCCTCGTGACCAGCTGCTCCTTCCCCATCTCAAGAGAGAATACAGCCACCGGCGTAGCAGGCTCCGCATGTATTGCCGCATGCTGGGCGATGTTGAGTGCAAAAGCCGTCTTTCCCATGGAAGGGCGCCCGGCGATGATGATGAGATCCCCCGGCTGAAACCCTGCCGTCATCTCATCGAGATCGATGAATCCGGTAGGCACTCCGGTGACGTGCTCCTTCCTCTCGTAGAGGAGTTCGATATTGCGGATGGTGTCTTTCAGAATCGAACTGACGGGATAAAAAGCCGGTTTCAGCTTGTTTTCCGATATCTCGAAGATCACCTTCTGGGCCGAATCGAGGAGTTCCTCGACCGCTATCTGTTCATCGAAGCCCTGGGTGACGATTTCAGTCGCGGCGGTGATAAGCTTGCGGGTTATCGCCTTCTCCCGCACGATACGGCAATAGTAGGCAATATTGGCGGCAGTGGGAACGTAATCAACGAGAGTGACTAGATAGGCTCCTCCCCCCACCTCTTCCAGCTCGCCTTTGCTTCTCAGGATGTTATTGAGAGTGATGAGGTCGCACGGCTCGTTCCGCTCCGAGAGTTCGATCATGGAGCGGAAGATTTTCCGGTGGTTCTCCCGGTACATATCGTCAGGAACAATAATTTCCAGGGCGCGGTTGATTGCTTCATTATCGAGGAGGACCCCCCCCAGAATGGACATCTCGGCTTCGATGCTTTGCGGAGGGAGCTTTCTCATATCTACTGCGGGCATTATTCACCTTTACTTACAAACACTTAACCGCCTGA from Geobacter sp. DSM 9736 includes the following:
- a CDS encoding nitrogen regulation protein NR(II), whose protein sequence is MTEKTGTLLQDYYANVIDSVGDGVVVLDRDGLVTLINPAAEELLGVSGRQGRGVHFSLLFRGEELLLEMVAKTAATRMIISDHENIILKRGSQPKPVSATTSPLLLASGETIGTIVVLRDLTNVRELEEAVRQADRLSTIGTLAAGLAHEIKNPLGGIKGAAQLLEQELPEGSELREYTDVVIREVQRVNRIVEELLELAAPRKLQFSPVNLHRIIGDIIILQKRSAADRNVRFQQQFDPSIPAILADEPLLIQLFLNLIKNAVEAVGDSGLIRVTTRVWSDYSMTHKGEGRSRMLAVEIHDDGPGIQKEQMEQLFTPFFTTKTKGTGLGLPICHKIVSEHRGMIKAESEPGRGTTFTVMLPLMQ
- a CDS encoding isochorismatase family protein gives rise to the protein MGVMDKFFLERDKAVLVVIDVQEKLCRAMDEKVLEKLTANVSVLMEAATELAIPIVATEQYVKGLGETLLPLREKLCSPALEKMTFSCCGDSLFLDRLNELKRPQIIIAGMETHVCVLQTVLELLAKGYVVHLVKDAVMSRKKDNWQVGIDAAAAAGAVVTSTEAALFQLLRTAGTEEFRKLSKLVR
- a CDS encoding ATP-binding protein, which produces MMEALRNLITTNEQWLMQRVLGYAKLHGYTAYTSTLVEAWRASIAGLSAPIIEALESEECLRPITADVDYVSDPVALFGVKEAGKHRKRGVSLPLFLGLMKHYRKGYIDLLMKGGFSLADTQDFRERLDNFFDRIEVGFSAEWMRVDQVEQIRDLQQANLRITNEKNKFLTIFESLPNPVLFVDGEGKVVNLNRAAARLFYGQDASELHYYGEEARPSPPPSLAAEIAAFAVAADITTGFEKEITAAGRKAQCIILMQRMLDVSGKYQGTVVILNDVSHLKELEGEIEALNTHLADRAFQLEQANQELEAFNYTVSHDLRSPLTGISGYCQLLLGPCSSRIDTECRDYIGEIFKTCTRMNQFISQMLDFSRLGKCELKRELADLSLIARSIAGSLRMNDMEREVEFRIQEDVRGEGDPGLLRAVLENLMGNAWKFTAGKDRAVIEFGAGEAEGRRFCYVRDNGAGFEPEAASLLFVPFQRLHGAHEFRGFGIGLASVERIIQRHGGEVWAEGAIDQGATIFFTIPNLSFSEGGAPASDGRAPLA
- the dusB gene encoding tRNA dihydrouridine synthase DusB — encoded protein: MTSKLRIGALTLANNLILAPMAGITNLPARLLARRYGASLCFTEMVSVNGLVREGRKTFDLLRSSPDDRPLGVQLFGDEPGILAEAARLVEGYADLVDINMGCPVKKVVGTGAGSALLREPKKVADILRAVRRATKLPLTIKIRTGWQAGQHTFHEIGRIAAEEGCDALTLHPRTRAQMFEGHADWELIRELKDAISIPIIGSGDIFSPHDVVAMLERTGCDGVMIARGGLGNPWIFKQAQALLEGREAHPPDARERLAVAQLHLDLFTELAGEPVAVREMRKHLAWYVKGLPGAAPFRAAANTIQTKDEMLAAMNSFFGRAS
- a CDS encoding fibronectin type III domain-containing protein, which encodes MKTKILLAAATITATLAGVPAIAAPPAPPGEVRVRELYGGVVVSWLKSPDDPLNVSGYEVVRSVFTNGPYQPVCVTLKGAVSCCDRKIKPDQTYYYRVRALGIGGDAASEMTRHASIEVPAPAPPPVYEPNPPRPALSQ
- a CDS encoding sigma-54 dependent transcriptional regulator; amino-acid sequence: MSLNRILVADDEESMRWVLSKALRKKGFTVDLARDGNEALRLIQAGPYDMAILDIKMPGLSGLDLLDRVKELKQDLLVVIMTAEASMKNAVEAMKRGAYDYLTKPFDLDVIDAIIEKVLRAREMTRQVSLLKEELKDRYQLEKTIIGNSHAMRDVYKTIGKVAPSDVTVLIQGESGTGKELIARAIHFNSRRLGKPFIALNCAAIPKELLESELFGFEKGAFTGAVERKLGKFEQANGGTIFLDEIGDMPVDLQAKILRVLQEKEVTRTGGSQNIAVDVRIVAATNQDLEDKVRQKAFREDLFYRLNVVPIQLVPLRERKEDIPLLVDYFLEKICSELEVPIRRCSADAQKLLSAWSWPGNVRELENTLKRAVILSSDQLLTSADFPGQVNQKGSERHLSEELSLEGIVDIKLRNSFANMDKMERGDVYTMVLEQVERPLIRFVLEKTRGNQVRAADILGINRNTLRKKINDLGVEIKKD
- the dnaB gene encoding replicative DNA helicase gives rise to the protein MPAVDMRKLPPQSIEAEMSILGGVLLDNEAINRALEIIVPDDMYRENHRKIFRSMIELSERNEPCDLITLNNILRSKGELEEVGGGAYLVTLVDYVPTAANIAYYCRIVREKAITRKLITAATEIVTQGFDEQIAVEELLDSAQKVIFEISENKLKPAFYPVSSILKDTIRNIELLYERKEHVTGVPTGFIDLDEMTAGFQPGDLIIIAGRPSMGKTAFALNIAQHAAIHAEPATPVAVFSLEMGKEQLVTRLLCSEARVDAGRLRTGHFADADWGRLMKGAGKLHESKIYIDDTPAITVLEMRAKCRRMKAEHDIGMIVVDYLQLMRGGTNPESRQQEISEISRSLKALAKELNVPVVALSQLNRGLESRTDKRPMMSDLRESGAIEQDADVIMFVYRGEVYDKESEDLKGKAEIIIGKQRNGPIGKVDLVFRGEFTRFENASHRDA
- a CDS encoding TIGR03905 family TSCPD domain-containing protein gives rise to the protein MRISYVTEGSCARRIEIEIIDGVILSTEFVDGCPGNTRAVAALVQGMQVSEAVRRLKGIACQGDTSCPDQLARALQAAE